The Dyella sp. 2HG41-7 sequence GACATCGACCGCTTCGCCGGACCATGGATTGCGAATGTCCAGAGACGATGTCGATCCCGCTTCGATCACCACATTAGTTACCTGCCCGTGGCGCACTTGCACGTCTACTCTCGACTGCCCGTCGATATAGACCTGACCGTCGGCATCCCAGTCCTTCGGCCATGCTTGCGCGATACGAATCAGGCCATCGTCGCCCTGCCACACCAAAGCCGCCTGCAATGCAGCGGATACGACGGCGCCCTGCTCGACGTAGAAATCCGCGCGTCGCTTCCAGCCGAATAGGGATGCGAAGCCGTTGGGAAAGGCTTGAAACCGATCCGTAAGCGCGTAGAGCGTGGACGCCACATCATCGGGCTTTTGCAGCAACGCGGCTTGCAGCGGATCAAAGCTCCAGTCGATGGCGACGGGATGGGGGCGACGCTGAAACGTGCGTTGCGCCAGCGCAAACAGCGGTGACGCGTCGTTGATCGTTTCGTAAGGCCACACCGGCTCCAAACCGATGTTTTCGATGTTTTGCGCTTCGGCCGCAGGTTGATACGACGCGGCGATCACGTCTGTACCGGAAACATCCGCATTGGCCGCCAACATTTGTTTCTGCGTGGCCGCATCGGTGCGCGGTAGCGGCGGCAATTTCTTGAGCGCGGCCTGCATCTGTTCCACCAGCGGCGCGTCTTGTCCGAGTTGTTTGGCCGCATCGCTGGTTGCGGCGAATAGCGCGCGCATCGCGGCAAGATCCGTCGTGGGATCGCGTACGTCCCATTGCGTTTCGTGCGCATTCGACGGCGCCGTATGCAGCAAGCCGTCATCGCCGGGTTTGGCGTAGCTGAGCAAAAAACGTGCGGCTTCGGCCATCCATGGATAATGCTCTCGCAGAAATGCCGTATCGCCGGTCACGCGATATTGGCGCCAGATCCACAACGCCACTTCCGCGCCGGTGGACAGCGTGCGCGCGTTGTAGAAGGGCTCGGATTGCGCATCGCAATCCAACGCGGTCTGCGGTGTCGCCCAAGTTTCGAATTCGTAGCCTTGGCCGTTGAAGCGCATGGTCTCGGGAACGCAGATGCCGTCGCGTTGCATATGCGTGCGCGTCCATTGCTTCAACGCGTCGAGGTTTTCGAGATACAGATGAAAGTACGGGAGGTTGGCGTTCGCCAGGCCAGCGCCGAGATTCGCCGCAATCTGCCCCCGCAAATTCCAGTGCCAGAATGCGGCCGGATCCCACGCGTGCTGGTCGCGTCGCGAGGAGAACAGATCGCCCATACCGGCTTGCGAACCCGGATGATCGTCGCCGCGTTCGGCGACGGCGGCATATAGATTGATGGCGCGCAGATTTTCCATGTATTGCGCGACGCCATCGGCCGATTGCAAACGCATTAGTCCCGTATGCGCCCAGAAATCGTGCCACCACTGCGCGTGGCGGGCCGGTGCGATATCGGCGGTCAAGATTTTTTTCACCGTATCGGGCGCGCCGCCAGCGTATGCAGGCGACGCTATCAACACGCGGAAGCTGCCATCTTGGCGTGGCATGAAATCGATGGTCACGGCGAGTTTGCCATCGGTGCTTGCACGCACGTCACGCGCTTGCACGGTGACGCCAGCCAGCGCTCCGAATGTGCGCCCTGAAAATCCGGGTGGCGTGTCGCCATGCTGGCCTTGGCGATGATCGTCTTTCCAGCTTTGCCACAACACGCCCACGGCGCCGTGCGCATCGATCTGCGCGGTGCGTGGCGCCCACCATTGCAGCGTCACATGCGAGCGCTTGCCGGGGTCCGCGCCGGTGACATCGATCACCAGCACGTCGCTGTCCGGTTCGATATGCGCTTTCGCCGTCATACCGCCGCCGCTTTCGACGAACTCGCCGTTATAGAGATCCAATCGCCCGCGATAGTCCGCAGCGCGCGTCAGCGTCTGCAGCACGGGAATCGTCACTTCACCGGGCGACAGGCGATCGGGCAGCGTATCGGCGCGGTTGAGTTGCAATGTCATGCCGTCGGCCGACCATACCGCCGCGCCGAGACGACCATTGCCGAGCGGCATCGCCTGATCGGGTTGCAGATTCGGGCGAAGCAACACGATGTCCGAGCGCGACACCACGCCCGGAACATCGACCTCGAACCGACCATCGCGCCAAGCGGTCGTGTTCTGCGCATGACCGGCAACGACGGTGAACACACAAATCAGAGCCAAGCACGCACGGCGTCGCATGCCGCTCATAACGCCTCCCCGCCAGTCAAAAAGGGGAACACGAAAACATTGATGGCGCGTTTTTTCATCAGGACTCCGCATCGCCTAAAGGAAATGCTTTCGTTTACGAAGCATTTTCCTACGCTTTTCTTCATTTATCATACTAAATGAAAATCGATGCAAATCGCCCACGACCCGCCATGTCAGGAAAGCGGACAAGCGTCCATGCCGTCCGAGCGAGCGTCGGACAAATCCCTTACACGTACCAGCTTGCTTTAGGCAGCCCAAGCCGAACAGCGGATCACGCTGCAGAAATTACCGGCATGGAAGTGCGGGTCCTTGTCGGCGAGCACGTCGGCTTTCACGTTGCCGAACGTCGTATCGGACTTGTGCTTAATGCCGTCGTAGAACGCCTGGATGATGTCTTCCTTGAACTGATTTCCTCGCGGATGCGCGCGCACGACAGCTTCTCGCTCGGCGTCGCTGTACTGCGCGTAGGTCAAGCCGAGCACATCCATGTCGACACCGGCCGTCACTAGCGCAACCAGCGGATGCATGTGCTGCGGAATACCGGGCGTAGTGTGCAGCGCGATCGCGGTCCAGACGTTGTCGATGACGTACTGATGAATGCCGTGCCGCTTAAGAAAGTCGCGCGCCGCGTTGGCGCCGTCGACCTCGAACCGTTCGTTGGCGCTGCTGTGTTTTTTCGTCAGCCCCATGTCGTGGAACATGCAGCCGCAATACAACAGCTCCGGGTCGAACTTCAGTCCGCGATGTTTGCCAGCCAAGGCGGCGAAGTAATAAACGCGACTGGAATGATGAAACAGCAGCGGCGATTCCGTATCGCGAACCACGTCGGTGATTTCGCGGGCAAATGCGCTGTTGGGAATCGCAACGCCTTGGATATTGAGGG is a genomic window containing:
- a CDS encoding HD domain-containing protein; amino-acid sequence: MSLNIQGVAIPNSAFAREITDVVRDTESPLLFHHSSRVYYFAALAGKHRGLKFDPELLYCGCMFHDMGLTKKHSSANERFEVDGANAARDFLKRHGIHQYVIDNVWTAIALHTTPGIPQHMHPLVALVTAGVDMDVLGLTYAQYSDAEREAVVRAHPRGNQFKEDIIQAFYDGIKHKSDTTFGNVKADVLADKDPHFHAGNFCSVIRCSAWAA